DNA from Candidatus Tanganyikabacteria bacterium:
GGGGCGGCGGCACAAGGGCGCAGAGCCGGGCGATGAAGTCCAGGGGGGCCAGCAAGATCCCTCTGGTCCCATCCTTCCAGGGGCCGCGGAACTCGTAGCGGACTTTGCCGTCGTCCTGCACTTCCAGCATGGATCCCCGCACCCGGGCCCGTCCCGATCTGGCCTTGCCAGCCGGCGACCTGGCAGCCGGCCGGGACGCCCAGGGCGACCGCTACCGGCAGGGCCGCGAAGCGCCAGCCCGCCCGCACGCGGCGGGCTCTCGGGTACTTGCCCGTCAGGGCCTGCGACTCTCCAGCGTCACCCATCCCCAGGCTCCCCGGCCAGCACCGGCACGGGCATGGCGATCAAGGGACGGGGCCCGTTACCCCCCCCCCGTTCATGTGCCGTCAATCGCATGCCGCCGCCTCCCTGAGAGCAGGTCATGACTCCATACCCGGCAACGTAGGTATGCATCATCTCGGCGACGGGAAAGACCTGTGCTGGCCCGCGGCTCGGCCGGCCGGAACCACGTGAGGGCTTAGAAGCCGAAGGTCTCGCAGTAGGCCACGCCGGTGCCGCGCGACCCGTCGGCG
Protein-coding regions in this window:
- a CDS encoding transposase; the encoded protein is MLEVQDDGKVRYEFRGPWKDGTRGILLAPLDFIARLCALVPPP